AAAATGCACTCACCTATTCCCAGCAAATGCATTTATATTTAATTTCAAATCGAAACAAAGTTAAATTTTTAGACAGTCTGAAATTATACCATGCTTTTATGATTTCATTACATCAACTTTAACGCAAAAAAACTGGCAACATTGCTGTTGCCAGTTTTTGAAACCCAGTAAAAAATTACTTGAGTTCTGCTTTCGCGCCAGCTTCTTCCAATTTTGCTTTAGCAGCTTCTGCATCAGCTTTTGGAGCAGCTTCTTTAACAGTTTTTGGTGCGCCATCAACGAGGTCTTTAGCTTCTTTCAAGCCCAAACCAGTGATTTCACGAACTGCTTTAATGACGCTGACTTTATTTGCGCCAACTTCAGTCAACACAACATCAAAATCAGTTTTTTCTTCGGCTGCAGCAGCTGCGCCGCCTGCAGGGCCAGCAACAGCAACAGCTGCAGCAGAAACGCCAAATTTTTCTTCGAATGCCGATACCAAGTCATTCAAATCCATTACAGACATTGCACTTACTGCTTCTAAGATGTCGTCTTTAGTGATAGCCATTTAAAACTCCTAACAATCGGTTCTTTGAACCGCAAATATTTAATGTGAGATCACGCCGCACGCAAAGCGAGGCGTAAATCAAATCGTGAAATTAAGCTGCTTCTGACTTCTGTGCTGCTACAGCGGCCAAAGCGCGCGCCATACCTGCCACAGGTGCTTTCATTACGTATGCCAACTTCGACAACAACTCTTCGCGAGAAGGGATGCTTGCCAACGCTTTAATGCCAGCTTGATCGAGCAATTTGCCGTTGTAAACGCCAGCTTTCAAGATCAATTTATCATTGGTTTTAGCAAAGTCATTCAAGACTTTAGCGGCAGCAACAGCATCTTCAGAGATGCCATAGATCAATGGACCCGTCAATTCAGCCGATAAAGACTCAAATGACGTGCCTTCGATCGCACGGCGTGCCAATGTGTTTTTCAACACTTGGATGTGAACGCCTTGCGCGCGCGCATTTTTACGCAATGTCGTCAGAGCGCTAACGCCAACCCCACGATATTCAGCCACTGCCATCGTTTGCGCGTTTGCTACAATTTGCGCAACTTCTGACACGACGGCTTTTTTACCTTCAAGATTTAATGCCACGTTATACTCCTACTTCATTTATAAAGTCGTGCACATTCAAAAGAACATCGCACAACACCCAACGACTTCCGTCATGGTTTTGCTTTATAAATATAAAACGAAATCATTTTCGGGGTCGCCATTCTGCGTTGGCTTTTATTCGAGGAGACTTGATTAAAACCAAGCGTCGCCAAACAATCATTAAGTGCAACACACCAACGGTCTTTGAAAGCCCGCTGTGGTGTTTCAGGCATTTCAACCCGAACACACACAACAACCCAAAGCTCTCTTTTATGTCGCAGTCATTCAACTGCGACATTCTCATACCAATTAGCCAGCGATTGTACCGCTGTCTACGCGCACGCCCACACCCATTGTTGACGAGAGTGCAACTTTACGCACATAAACGCCTTTGCTTGAAGCTGGTTTCAATTTAACCAACGCATCAACCAATGCCGCCAAGTTCGATTTCAATGCAGCCACTTCAAAGTCAGCGCGACCCAAAGTAGCGTGAATGATACCGCCTTTGTCTACACGGAACTGCACTTGACCCGCTTTAGCATTTTTAACGGCTGTTTCAACGTCAGGCGTCACAGTGCCTACTTTTGGATTTGGCATCAAGCCACGTGGGCCCAAGATTTGACCCAAAGTACCAACGATACGCATTGCATCTGGAGTGGCAATCACAATGTCAAAGTCCATTTGACCCGCTTTAACCTGCTCTGCCAAATCTTCCATACCAACGATATCTGCGCCAGCCGCTTTAGCCAACTCAGCTTTTTCGCCTTGTGCAAACACAGCAACGCGCACAGTTTTACCTGTACCTGCTGGCAACACAACCGAACCACGGACGGTTTGATCAGATTTCTTTGGATCAACGCCAAGTTGAATGGCAACGTCAACAGATTCATTGAATTTTGCAGTTGCCGTCTCTTTGACCAAAGCCAAAGCTTCATCGGCCGCATAGACTTTATTGCGATCGACTTTAGCAGCCAATGTTTTTTGTTTTTTAGATAATTTCGCCATGATTACAGACCCTCCACCGTGATGCCCATGCTGCGCGCGCTACCAGCAATGGTGCGTACAGCTGCGTCCAAATCAGCTGCCGTAAGGTCAGGCTGCTTGGCTTTTGCAATTTCTTCCGCTTGTTCGCGCGTGATTTTAGCCACTTTGTCCGAGTGCGGACGTGCAGAACCTTTGGTGATTTTTGCTGCTTTTTTCAACAACACCGTTGCAGGCGTTGTTTTCATCACGAAAGTGAAGCTCTTGTCAGCAAATGCTGTGATGACCACAGGAACTGGCAAACCAGGCTCGATGCCCTGGGTTGCGGCGTTAAACGCTTTACAGAATTCCATGATGTTCAAACCACGTTGACCCAATGCTGGACCAACTGGAGGAGACGGGTTTGCTTTGCCCGCTGGGATTTGCAGCTTAATAAAGCCGATAATCTTCTTTGCCATAATTAACCTCTAAATGAGTGGTATCGCCATTTTAAGCATGTACATGCTTGACTTTGGCTCCTCGTGCCGTTCATTTGAACATTCTGGTTTATTTAAACAAACCAGAGCAGGTTGAACGGCTTAACCTGTATCTTTTACTGAACTTTTTCAACCTGATCGAAACCCAACTCAACTGGGGTCGCACGACCAAAAATAGTCACAGTGACACGCAATTTATTGCGATCATAATTCACTTCTTCAATCACACCATTGAAATCAGCGAAAGGCCCTTCTGTGACACGCACAGACTCACCCACCTCAAACTCAATTTTCGGACGTGGACGCTCACCATTCATATGCGCGAGAATTTTATCCACATCAGCCTGCGGCAAGGCATGCGGCTTATTACCCACACCACCCACAAACCCAGAAACCTTAGGTGTGCTCTTGACCAAATGCCAAGACTCATCGGTCATCGCCATTTCGATCAGCACATAACCTGAGTACAAGCGGCGCTCAACCACCACGCGCTTGCCGTTACGCATTTCAACAACCTCTTCGGTCGGCACCAACACGCGACCAAATTGCTCTTGCATTTCAGAGCGCCCAATGCGCTCATTCAGAGCACGTTCAACGCTCTTTTCCATGCTTGAGTACACCTGAACAAAATACCAACGCTTATCCATATTATTTCCAACGCAAAATTAAGTCGTACAGTACGAATTCAAGAACTTTATCCACACCCCACAGGAACAAAGACATGACGCCCACAAAAGCAAAAACGACACCCGTCATTTGAAAAACTTCTTTGCGCGTCGGCCACACCACTTTACGGGTTTCGCGATACGCTTCATTGGCAAAAGTCAAAAAAGACTTACCCGTCGGCGACACAAAAAATGACACAACAGCCGCAGCAAAGCCCGCACTCAGAATGACCGGCTTCAAATACTCTGAGGCATCCTTAGGCACAAAAAAATAGGCCATAAATGCGGCCACTAATATTACGATTGGTACCCAAACGCCCCACTTGGCATTCGATACATCTTTAATCTGTTGAGATTGAGACATGTACTCACTCTACTTGAGGCAATCAAAAAAATTTGACTTGATTAGGAATTGAACGCGAGAACCGCGACATTTGAAACAGCTTGTTTTTCGATATGGCAGGGGCGGAGGGTTTCGAACCCCCAACCTACGGTTTTGGAGACCGTCACTCTACCAGTTGAGCTACGCCCCTACACCGAAAAACTTAAAACGGGATTCTATCACACTTACAGAACCCCGTCTATTTTTTATCCAAAACAACCCACCTCAATGAGTTATTTTGGGTCAACCACTTACATTTAGAACCCTAAACCACGAGTTCAAAAGCAATTAAGCAATGATTTTAGCCACAACGCCCGCACCAACAGTACGACCACCTTCACGAATCGCGAAGCGCAAGCCTTCTTCCATCGCGATTGGGGCGATCAGTTCGACGCTGATTGATACGTTGTCACCTGGCATGACCATTTCTTTGCCTTCTGGCAAAGACACTGCACCGGTCACGTCCGTTGTACGGAAGTAGAACTGTGGACGGTAGTTGTTGAAGAATGGTGTGTGACGACCACCTTCGTCTTTTGACAAGACGTAGATTTCTGCGTCAAACTTGGTGTGCGGTTTGATTGAGCCTGGTTTGCACAGGACTTGACCACGTTGCACGTCTTCACGTTTTGTACCACGGAGCAATACGCCGACGTTGTCGCCTGCTTGACCTTGGTCGAGCAATTTGCGGAACATTTCAACACCAGTACATGTTGTCACTTGTGTGTCTGCGATACCAACGATTTCGAGTGATTCACCGACTTTAACGATGCCACGTTCGATACGACCAGTCACCACCGTGCCACGACCAGAGATTGAGAACACGTCTTCGATTGGCAACAAGAATGTGCCGTCAACTGCGCGTTCTGGTGTTGGGATGTATGAGTCCAATGCATCGCCCAAAGCCAAAATAGCAGGTTCGCCGATCGGTGATTGGTCGCCTTCTAAAGCCAATTTCGCAGAGCCTTTAACGATAGGTACGTCGTCGCCTGGGAAATCGTATTTAGACAATAATTCACGAACTTCCATTTCAACCAATTCGAGCAATTCTTCGTCGTCGACCATGTCGCATTTGTTCAAGAATACGAGGATGTACGGTACACCCACTTGACGTGCCAACAAGATGTGCTCACGTGTTTGTGGCATTGGGCCGTCTGCTGCTGAACATACGAGGATCGCGCCGTCCATTTGAGCCGCGCCGGTGATCATGTTTTTAACATAGTCAGCATGGCCTGGGCAGTCAACGTGTGCGTAGTGACGCGTGGCTGTTTCGTATTCAACGTGGGCGGTGTTGATGGTGATACCACGCGCTTTTTCTTCTGGTGCCGCGTCAATGTCTGCGTAACCTTTGGCTTCGCCACCGAATTTTTTTGACAAAATCGTGGTGATTGCCGCTGTTAATGTTGTTTTACCGTGATCAACGTGACCAATCGTGCCTACGTTGACGTGTGGTTTGGTCCGTTCGAACTTACCTTTTGCCATGTCAAAACTCCTTTGAGGGCGAAGCTATAAAAAATAAATGAAAATATAAGATGGTGCCCATGGCGAGAATCGGACTCGCGATCTCTCCCTTACCAAGGGAGTGCTCTACCACTGAGCCACATGGGCGATAAAATGCGGATGTAACTTTTGGAGCGGGAGACGGGAATCGAACCCGCATCATTAGCTTGGAAGGCTAGGGTTCTACCACTAAACTACTCCCGCGCACCACAACCAACAGTGGGACAAGCCCAATATCATCTTTGGTGGGCAGGGCTGGATTCGAACCAGCGTACTCGAAAGAACAGATTTACAGTCTGTC
The window above is part of the Ephemeroptericola cinctiostellae genome. Proteins encoded here:
- the rplL gene encoding 50S ribosomal protein L7/L12, with translation MAITKDDILEAVSAMSVMDLNDLVSAFEEKFGVSAAAVAVAGPAGGAAAAAEEKTDFDVVLTEVGANKVSVIKAVREITGLGLKEAKDLVDGAPKTVKEAAPKADAEAAKAKLEEAGAKAELK
- the rplJ gene encoding 50S ribosomal protein L10; the protein is MALNLEGKKAVVSEVAQIVANAQTMAVAEYRGVGVSALTTLRKNARAQGVHIQVLKNTLARRAIEGTSFESLSAELTGPLIYGISEDAVAAAKVLNDFAKTNDKLILKAGVYNGKLLDQAGIKALASIPSREELLSKLAYVMKAPVAGMARALAAVAAQKSEAA
- the rplA gene encoding 50S ribosomal protein L1 — protein: MAKLSKKQKTLAAKVDRNKVYAADEALALVKETATAKFNESVDVAIQLGVDPKKSDQTVRGSVVLPAGTGKTVRVAVFAQGEKAELAKAAGADIVGMEDLAEQVKAGQMDFDIVIATPDAMRIVGTLGQILGPRGLMPNPKVGTVTPDVETAVKNAKAGQVQFRVDKGGIIHATLGRADFEVAALKSNLAALVDALVKLKPASSKGVYVRKVALSSTMGVGVRVDSGTIAG
- the rplK gene encoding 50S ribosomal protein L11 — its product is MAKKIIGFIKLQIPAGKANPSPPVGPALGQRGLNIMEFCKAFNAATQGIEPGLPVPVVITAFADKSFTFVMKTTPATVLLKKAAKITKGSARPHSDKVAKITREQAEEIAKAKQPDLTAADLDAAVRTIAGSARSMGITVEGL
- the nusG gene encoding transcription termination/antitermination protein NusG — translated: MDKRWYFVQVYSSMEKSVERALNERIGRSEMQEQFGRVLVPTEEVVEMRNGKRVVVERRLYSGYVLIEMAMTDESWHLVKSTPKVSGFVGGVGNKPHALPQADVDKILAHMNGERPRPKIEFEVGESVRVTEGPFADFNGVIEEVNYDRNKLRVTVTIFGRATPVELGFDQVEKVQ
- the secE gene encoding preprotein translocase subunit SecE, which gives rise to MSQSQQIKDVSNAKWGVWVPIVILVAAFMAYFFVPKDASEYLKPVILSAGFAAAVVSFFVSPTGKSFLTFANEAYRETRKVVWPTRKEVFQMTGVVFAFVGVMSLFLWGVDKVLEFVLYDLILRWK
- the tuf gene encoding elongation factor Tu; translation: MAKGKFERTKPHVNVGTIGHVDHGKTTLTAAITTILSKKFGGEAKGYADIDAAPEEKARGITINTAHVEYETATRHYAHVDCPGHADYVKNMITGAAQMDGAILVCSAADGPMPQTREHILLARQVGVPYILVFLNKCDMVDDEELLELVEMEVRELLSKYDFPGDDVPIVKGSAKLALEGDQSPIGEPAILALGDALDSYIPTPERAVDGTFLLPIEDVFSISGRGTVVTGRIERGIVKVGESLEIVGIADTQVTTCTGVEMFRKLLDQGQAGDNVGVLLRGTKREDVQRGQVLCKPGSIKPHTKFDAEIYVLSKDEGGRHTPFFNNYRPQFYFRTTDVTGAVSLPEGKEMVMPGDNVSISVELIAPIAMEEGLRFAIREGGRTVGAGVVAKIIA